A genomic region of Pelodiscus sinensis isolate JC-2024 chromosome 1, ASM4963464v1, whole genome shotgun sequence contains the following coding sequences:
- the ETFRF1 gene encoding electron transfer flavoprotein regulatory factor 1 translates to MANLRGEVLNLYRNLLYLGREYPKGADYFRSRLKAAFLKNKDVKDPEKIKQLIARGEFVIKELEALYYLRKYRAMKQRYYEGDNRNK, encoded by the exons ATGGCCAATCTCAGAGGTGAAGTGCTGAATCTTTACAGAAAT ctGCTGTACCTTGGAAGGGAATATCCCAAAGGAGCAGACTACTTTAGAAGCCGTTTGAAGGCAGCTTTCCTAAAaaataaggatgtgaaggatCCAGAAAAAATTAAGCAACTAATTGCTCGTGGAGAATTTGTTATAAAAGAGCTGGAGGCCTTGTATTATCTCAGAAAGTATAGGGCTATGAAACAGCGGTACTATGAGGGTGACAATAGGAACAAGTGA